Proteins found in one Bartonella krasnovii genomic segment:
- a CDS encoding SIMPL domain-containing protein: MIEKKVQPLKSSLVKIAILTFTLLATSLSIARAYAEENKRDSTITVTAIGESQAAPDMAIINLAVVTHDKTAQKALASNNQSINDIIKAFKSNGIQANDLQTSGLSIYQSSHEKKNNEKLYHVSNSLIVRIRDLNSAGKIFDQAMALGVNSVNGITFTNADTKPFYQEARKKAITEAIEKAQTIAKAADLKLGKIIEIHEKDDYYRPTPRLMSRAADASYADTNFAGGELNYNVSVTVVFAID; the protein is encoded by the coding sequence ATGATAGAAAAGAAAGTTCAACCACTGAAGAGTTCTTTGGTTAAAATAGCTATATTAACATTCACACTCTTAGCCACTTCATTGAGTATTGCACGTGCTTATGCTGAAGAAAATAAAAGAGATTCAACGATTACAGTGACTGCAATCGGAGAAAGTCAAGCTGCACCGGATATGGCAATTATTAATCTCGCCGTTGTCACCCATGATAAAACAGCTCAAAAAGCATTAGCGTCCAATAATCAATCGATCAACGATATTATAAAAGCTTTTAAAAGTAATGGTATCCAAGCCAATGATTTACAAACATCAGGTTTATCTATTTATCAGTCGTCCCATGAAAAAAAGAATAATGAAAAACTCTATCACGTTTCAAATTCTTTAATTGTACGCATTCGTGATCTTAACAGTGCTGGTAAAATCTTTGATCAGGCGATGGCCTTGGGAGTTAATTCAGTGAATGGCATTACTTTTACCAACGCAGATACAAAGCCATTTTATCAAGAAGCACGTAAAAAAGCCATTACTGAAGCCATTGAAAAAGCGCAAACAATAGCAAAAGCTGCTGATTTAAAATTAGGAAAAATTATTGAAATCCATGAAAAAGATGATTACTATCGTCCAACCCCACGTCTCATGAGTAGAGCAGCAGATGCAAGCTACGCAGATACAAATTTTGCAGGGGGTGAATTAAATTATAATGTGAGTGTCACTGTCGTCTTTGCGATCGATTAA
- a CDS encoding YcgN family cysteine cluster protein, whose translation MSGELPFWKVKKLEELSFSEWESLCDGCGRCCLHKVEDDDTGDLYATSIACRLLDGETCQCRDYVHRKSIVPDCISLDITTVKTARWLPRSCAYKLIHEGKDLPWWHPLVSGDCQTVHNAHISVRGYIEIYEDELSSEEDYLTHITGLLCEGQ comes from the coding sequence ATGAGTGGAGAACTTCCTTTTTGGAAAGTAAAAAAACTAGAAGAACTTTCCTTCTCTGAGTGGGAAAGCCTTTGTGATGGCTGTGGTCGTTGTTGTCTCCACAAAGTTGAGGATGATGATACGGGCGATCTATATGCGACCAGTATTGCTTGTCGTCTTTTAGATGGAGAAACTTGCCAATGTCGAGACTATGTTCACCGTAAATCAATTGTACCAGATTGTATATCGTTAGATATTACAACAGTTAAAACGGCGCGTTGGCTTCCAAGAAGTTGTGCTTATAAATTAATTCATGAAGGAAAAGATCTCCCGTGGTGGCATCCATTGGTATCAGGAGATTGTCAGACGGTGCATAACGCACATATTTCTGTACGTGGATACATAGAGATCTACGAAGATGAATTATCATCTGAAGAAGATTATCTCACTCATATTACTGGTCTCCTATGCGAAGGCCAGTGA
- the rpoD gene encoding RNA polymerase sigma factor RpoD has protein sequence MATKVKQKDNTEVTTQASLDGPLLDFSDDAIKKMIKLAKKNGYVTMDELNAVLPSDEVTSEQIEDILAMFSEMGVNVVDDEDEVESENYEDEVTVEGGDLVEASNHALATTTNKREVTDRTDDPVRMYLREMGAVELLSREGEIAIAKRIEAGRETMIAGLCESPLTFQALIIWRDELKEQRILLREIIDLETTYAGPEAKQAPVIERSEVDKIKEEKMSSAIRNMGENIGERSIEEDDDEEDDDDVNLSLAAMENELCPQVMETLDFIAQTYVKLRKLQDQHVESSLAERKEGALTASQKKKYIQLKGELIQAVKSLSLNQNRIEALVEQLYDINKRLIHNEGKLKRIANSYGIGHEDFLKEYQGRELDADWMNYIAALPAPGWKEFSMREAKEIQRLRSEIQNLAQETAISIGEFRRIVMQVQKGERESTIAKKEMVESNLRLVISIAKKYTNRGLQFLDLIQEGNIGLMKAVDKFEYRRGYKFSTYATWWIRQAITRSIADQARTIRIPVHMIETINKIVRTSRQILHEIGREPTPEELSSKLSMPLEKVRKVLKIAKEPISLETPVGDEDDSHLGDFIEDRNALLPIDAAIQANLRDTTTRVLASLTPREERVLRMRFGIGMNTDHTLEEVGQQFSVTRERIRQIEAKALRKLKHPSRSRKLRSFLDS, from the coding sequence ATGGCAACAAAGGTTAAACAGAAAGATAATACAGAAGTAACAACCCAAGCGAGTTTGGATGGTCCTCTTCTTGATTTTTCTGATGATGCCATCAAGAAAATGATTAAACTTGCCAAAAAAAATGGTTACGTAACGATGGATGAACTCAATGCCGTTCTTCCTTCCGATGAGGTTACGTCCGAACAAATTGAAGATATCTTGGCGATGTTTTCTGAGATGGGGGTTAATGTTGTCGATGATGAGGATGAAGTTGAGTCCGAAAATTATGAAGACGAAGTTACGGTAGAGGGGGGAGATTTAGTAGAGGCCTCTAACCACGCACTTGCAACGACAACGAATAAACGCGAAGTAACAGATCGTACGGATGATCCGGTGCGTATGTATTTACGTGAGATGGGAGCTGTTGAGCTTCTGTCACGGGAAGGCGAAATTGCCATTGCTAAGCGTATTGAGGCAGGGCGTGAGACAATGATTGCGGGACTTTGTGAGAGCCCTTTGACTTTTCAGGCCCTGATTATCTGGCGTGATGAGTTAAAAGAACAGCGCATTCTTCTTCGTGAAATTATTGATCTTGAAACGACTTATGCTGGTCCAGAAGCAAAGCAGGCTCCTGTTATTGAGCGAAGTGAAGTTGATAAGATAAAAGAAGAAAAGATGTCTTCTGCTATACGTAATATGGGGGAAAATATAGGAGAAAGAAGCATTGAAGAAGATGATGATGAAGAAGACGATGATGATGTTAACTTATCCCTTGCAGCAATGGAAAATGAACTTTGTCCTCAAGTTATGGAAACATTGGACTTTATTGCTCAAACCTATGTAAAATTACGCAAATTACAAGATCAGCATGTTGAAAGCAGTTTGGCAGAGCGTAAAGAGGGGGCTCTTACAGCTTCTCAAAAGAAAAAATATATTCAACTAAAGGGTGAGTTGATTCAAGCTGTAAAGTCTCTCTCTTTGAACCAAAATCGTATCGAAGCTTTGGTTGAACAGCTTTATGACATCAATAAGAGATTGATTCATAATGAAGGTAAGTTGAAACGAATTGCAAACAGTTATGGCATTGGTCATGAAGATTTTTTAAAGGAATATCAAGGACGTGAATTGGATGCGGATTGGATGAATTATATTGCCGCTTTGCCTGCACCGGGTTGGAAAGAATTTTCAATGCGTGAAGCAAAAGAAATTCAAAGACTGCGGAGTGAAATACAAAACCTCGCGCAAGAAACGGCTATTTCTATTGGTGAATTTCGCCGGATTGTGATGCAGGTGCAGAAAGGTGAACGCGAATCAACCATTGCGAAAAAAGAGATGGTCGAATCTAATTTACGTCTTGTCATTTCAATTGCAAAAAAATACACGAATCGTGGTTTGCAGTTTCTTGACCTTATTCAAGAGGGAAATATCGGTTTGATGAAGGCTGTGGATAAGTTTGAATATCGGCGCGGCTACAAATTTTCAACTTATGCCACATGGTGGATTCGTCAAGCCATTACACGCTCGATTGCAGATCAGGCACGCACTATTCGTATCCCTGTTCATATGATTGAAACAATTAATAAAATCGTTCGTACTTCACGTCAGATTCTCCATGAAATTGGGCGAGAGCCAACACCAGAAGAATTATCTAGCAAGCTTTCTATGCCATTAGAAAAAGTGAGAAAGGTTCTTAAAATTGCAAAGGAACCTATTTCACTCGAAACACCTGTTGGTGATGAAGATGATTCTCATTTGGGTGATTTTATTGAGGATAGGAATGCGTTATTACCCATTGATGCTGCTATTCAAGCGAACTTACGCGATACGACAACACGCGTTCTTGCTTCATTAACACCACGTGAAGAACGTGTTTTGCGGATGCGTTTTGGGATAGGGATGAATACAGATCACACACTAGAAGAAGTAGGACAACAGTTCTCAGTTACAAGAGAACGCATTCGTCAGATTGAAGCAAAGGCACTTCGTAAATTGAAGCATCCTAGCCGTTCACGAAAATTACGCAGTTTTCTCGATTCTTAA
- the dnaG gene encoding DNA primase, with amino-acid sequence MRFPPDFLNELRSRLPISTVIGQRVDFDSRKSKPSRGDFWCCCPFHGEKTPSFHCDDHKGRYYCFGCGVSGDIFTFLCELDGLHFSESVERLADFAGMKLPVLDPQSHQRQMEKADLYDVMKIATDFFQYNLRGQEGAQARRYLEERGVTQKLIERFRIGFAPVRRTALKEALSAHGISIKQMEECGLLTAHEERTASYDRFRNRIMFPIEDLRGRVVAFGGRALEKETRAKYLNSPETVLFHKGNILYNAAAARKNSRFVGDEKIHSLLVVEGYMDVISLTKAGFEGVVAPLGTALTEAQIELLWQMGKEPILCFDGDAAGLKAAFRVADRVLPLLKVGVCVRFVLLPQGKDPDEIVCAGGAPLFSSFLQKAIPLIELLWWRSTYGKHFETPETRAALEKQLKQQIFTIKDEDVRRYYLQDIKQRLFDFFRPSFSKKKGGGRYEKASPNRIFKDQSFSLLENSEIVRNSSQAIPLREAVILLTLVYYPELWHENFEILSELELKNTQLMYFHQTMLEILGNQPLHDKETMVAFLEKRGQKALLERMKHLVQNIGMHIIFAGAPIEDARAILKQAVYLHLQEYHLHKRLQDIEEQLVENPKSEVFDLLREIKKELEEMQATEALIEGFGSWLDEKIDGNTQDTIK; translated from the coding sequence ATGCGTTTCCCGCCTGATTTTCTTAATGAACTGCGTAGCAGACTTCCAATTTCAACAGTGATTGGTCAACGGGTGGACTTTGATTCTCGAAAAAGTAAGCCTTCACGGGGAGACTTTTGGTGTTGTTGTCCATTTCATGGTGAGAAAACGCCCAGTTTTCATTGTGATGATCATAAAGGGCGTTATTATTGTTTTGGTTGTGGTGTAAGCGGAGATATCTTTACCTTCCTGTGCGAGCTTGATGGACTGCATTTTTCAGAAAGCGTCGAGCGTTTGGCTGACTTTGCAGGAATGAAGTTGCCTGTTTTAGATCCACAAAGTCATCAACGTCAAATGGAAAAAGCTGACCTTTATGATGTGATGAAGATTGCGACAGATTTTTTTCAATATAATTTACGGGGTCAAGAAGGTGCGCAGGCACGTCGTTATCTGGAGGAACGTGGTGTTACGCAAAAGCTTATAGAGCGTTTTCGAATTGGTTTTGCACCGGTAAGGCGTACAGCTTTGAAAGAAGCTTTAAGTGCCCATGGTATCTCAATAAAGCAAATGGAAGAATGTGGACTTCTCACAGCGCATGAGGAGAGGACGGCTTCTTATGATCGATTTAGAAATCGCATTATGTTTCCTATCGAAGATTTGCGTGGACGTGTGGTGGCTTTCGGAGGGCGTGCGTTAGAAAAAGAAACACGCGCAAAATATCTTAACAGCCCTGAAACAGTGCTATTTCATAAAGGAAATATACTTTATAATGCGGCAGCGGCTCGCAAAAATAGTCGCTTTGTTGGCGATGAAAAAATTCATTCACTTCTGGTTGTTGAGGGGTATATGGATGTCATTTCATTGACTAAAGCCGGTTTTGAGGGAGTCGTAGCCCCCTTAGGAACAGCATTAACGGAAGCGCAAATTGAGCTTTTATGGCAGATGGGCAAGGAGCCCATTTTGTGTTTTGATGGTGATGCTGCTGGTTTAAAGGCTGCTTTTCGCGTTGCTGATCGGGTATTGCCTCTTTTAAAGGTTGGGGTTTGTGTCCGCTTTGTTTTGTTGCCGCAAGGAAAAGATCCTGATGAAATTGTTTGCGCTGGTGGTGCACCTCTCTTTTCTTCTTTTTTGCAAAAAGCCATTCCTTTGATTGAGCTTTTATGGTGGCGGTCTACCTATGGAAAGCATTTTGAAACGCCAGAGACACGAGCGGCGCTTGAAAAACAACTCAAACAACAAATTTTTACGATTAAAGATGAAGATGTTCGTCGTTATTATTTGCAAGATATAAAACAACGTCTTTTTGATTTTTTTCGTCCCTCTTTTTCAAAAAAGAAGGGTGGAGGACGCTATGAAAAGGCTTCACCCAATAGGATCTTTAAAGATCAATCCTTTTCTCTGTTAGAAAATTCTGAAATAGTACGAAATTCTTCGCAGGCTATTCCTTTACGTGAAGCTGTGATTTTACTTACTTTAGTTTACTATCCTGAGTTATGGCATGAAAATTTTGAGATTCTCTCTGAATTAGAATTAAAAAATACACAATTGATGTATTTTCACCAAACGATGTTGGAAATTCTTGGGAATCAGCCGCTTCATGATAAAGAAACAATGGTTGCGTTCTTAGAAAAAAGAGGGCAAAAGGCTTTATTAGAGCGTATGAAACATCTTGTGCAAAATATTGGTATGCATATTATCTTTGCTGGGGCTCCTATAGAAGATGCACGTGCTATATTAAAACAAGCTGTCTACTTGCATCTTCAGGAATACCACCTACATAAGAGGTTACAGGATATTGAAGAGCAACTTGTAGAAAATCCTAAGAGTGAGGTTTTTGATCTGCTTCGTGAGATAAAAAAAGAGCTGGAAGAGATGCAAGCGACAGAAGCATTAATTGAAGGATTTGGAAGTTGGTTGGATGAAAAAATAGACGGGAATACACAAGATACGATAAAATGA
- a CDS encoding mechanosensitive ion channel family protein gives MIEFIVQYPWLEAISWLVILTIFALLINFVGRKLLIHGAKKLSPLLPKNTTTDIKNAIQYLANIISAFILSIGVNFIPTLPDAFSTVINNVANAFIIFFVVLTISSCLNIINILYEQRPTARLKPIKGYIQIAKIALFAIAAVLMVATLIDRSPLILFSGLGAMAAVLMLIFQDTLLSLVAGIQISSTDMVRVGDWIEIPNLGADGDVIEIALHTVKVQNFDNTITSVPIRKLVTDPFKNWRGMQESGGRRIKRSLFIDQSSIHFLTEEEQKYLSRFNLLENYFTQKRAEIDQWNAQLDRNRDVVANTRRLTNIGTFRAYVFAYLQQHLNINPNMTFMARQLPPTENGLPLEIYCFTNTTVWLDYEQIQGDIFDHLYSILHCFGLKVFQNPSGSDFNQAFKVKAK, from the coding sequence GTGATCGAATTTATTGTTCAATATCCGTGGTTAGAAGCTATTTCTTGGCTTGTTATTCTTACTATATTTGCCCTTTTAATCAACTTTGTAGGACGAAAATTACTCATTCACGGAGCAAAAAAACTTTCTCCTCTCCTCCCCAAGAATACAACAACCGATATTAAAAATGCTATTCAATACCTAGCAAATATCATTTCAGCTTTTATTCTTTCAATCGGTGTTAATTTTATACCAACATTGCCCGATGCATTCAGCACTGTCATCAATAATGTTGCCAATGCCTTCATTATCTTTTTTGTTGTTCTAACAATTTCGTCCTGTCTCAATATCATTAACATCCTTTACGAACAACGGCCAACAGCCCGACTAAAACCAATAAAAGGGTATATTCAAATTGCTAAAATTGCACTTTTTGCGATTGCGGCAGTTTTAATGGTCGCCACATTAATTGACCGTTCCCCTCTTATTCTTTTCTCCGGTCTTGGTGCAATGGCCGCAGTTCTCATGTTAATTTTTCAAGATACACTTCTTTCACTTGTTGCCGGTATTCAAATTTCATCCACCGATATGGTTCGTGTTGGTGATTGGATTGAAATTCCCAATCTTGGTGCTGATGGTGATGTTATTGAAATTGCCCTTCATACTGTTAAAGTTCAAAATTTCGACAACACCATCACCTCAGTACCGATCCGTAAGCTTGTAACCGACCCTTTTAAGAATTGGCGTGGAATGCAAGAATCAGGAGGCAGACGCATCAAGCGCTCTCTTTTTATTGATCAATCCAGTATCCATTTTCTCACAGAAGAAGAACAAAAATATCTTTCCCGATTTAATTTATTAGAAAATTATTTCACGCAAAAAAGAGCAGAAATTGATCAATGGAACGCTCAATTAGATAGAAATCGTGATGTTGTAGCCAATACGCGCCGTTTAACCAACATTGGAACTTTTCGTGCTTATGTTTTTGCTTATCTACAACAACATCTCAACATCAACCCCAATATGACCTTTATGGCCCGACAACTACCCCCGACAGAAAATGGTTTACCCCTGGAAATCTATTGCTTTACGAACACCACAGTTTGGCTAGACTATGAACAAATTCAAGGTGATATTTTCGATCATCTTTATTCCATTCTTCACTGTTTTGGTCTAAAGGTTTTTCAAAATCCAAGCGGTTCTGATTTTAATCAAGCATTCAAAGTAAAAGCAAAGTAA
- a CDS encoding Na/Pi cotransporter family protein codes for MNGSLVLLHLAGAVSLLLWATRMVRTGIERAYGDKLKDNLRHVISKPLFAVSFGLFTAMILQSSTAITLLVGSFVESGFVSGVAGLMAVRGGELGSALVVKILTYDLTIVVPLCLLIGTCIFMTTQKREWRQIGRIVIGIGLLILSLQMISTATEPLRDSEILPNIIRYLSTDPVSTFLLAAALTYLLHSSIAGIILLVNFANYDLIHTQLCVVMVLGVNFGSSLIAPLLTRHASPNTRLVPLGNLLMRGAGSILVLILYLSFQPPITWLGNNAPTQVINAHIIFNVFILLAGIPLSKWVLKLTTQIVHMSTKKTQTDKTLNLSDQTALDDSVLERPALALSNVMREVIHICDLVDIMLEKIMGLYEEPDPNIIAELNQLNTILDKKHIAIKLYLARLAGQKLSDKEALQTQELLGACIKLDQAGDIIIHNMLMLVKKKQQKNLKFSNEGWNDLLRFHAIVLANAHIAFNVLVSRDTHTAHLLVQKKDQLRNLEKEMSLKHFKRLREGDLKNVESSSLHLDTVRDLKQINSLLTSMIYPILEEQGLLQSSRLRNPAEEQIKKS; via the coding sequence ATGAATGGTTCATTGGTACTCCTTCATCTTGCTGGCGCTGTTTCTTTACTTCTCTGGGCGACACGCATGGTGCGTACAGGAATTGAACGCGCCTATGGTGACAAGCTTAAAGATAACCTGCGCCACGTCATTTCAAAACCATTGTTTGCGGTAAGTTTTGGGCTTTTTACAGCGATGATCTTACAGAGCTCTACAGCCATAACGCTTCTCGTTGGTTCTTTCGTTGAATCTGGTTTTGTCTCTGGAGTAGCAGGACTTATGGCTGTACGTGGAGGAGAATTAGGATCAGCACTCGTTGTTAAAATTCTCACCTACGATCTCACAATTGTTGTGCCCCTTTGTCTTTTAATTGGTACTTGTATCTTCATGACAACACAAAAACGTGAGTGGCGTCAAATAGGACGTATTGTCATCGGTATTGGTCTTTTGATTTTATCTTTACAAATGATCAGTACAGCAACAGAACCTTTGCGGGATAGTGAAATTTTGCCGAACATCATTCGTTACCTTTCAACCGATCCTGTTTCAACTTTTTTGTTAGCTGCGGCTTTAACCTATCTTTTGCATTCATCCATTGCAGGAATCATTTTACTGGTTAATTTTGCCAACTACGACCTTATCCATACACAACTTTGCGTTGTTATGGTTCTTGGTGTTAACTTTGGCTCTTCTCTTATAGCACCGCTTTTAACACGCCACGCTTCTCCGAATACCCGCCTTGTTCCTTTGGGGAATTTACTCATGCGTGGAGCTGGTTCAATCCTTGTGCTGATCTTATATCTATCTTTTCAACCACCCATCACATGGCTTGGCAACAACGCCCCTACTCAAGTGATTAACGCCCATATCATTTTTAATGTTTTCATTCTCCTCGCTGGAATACCGCTTTCAAAATGGGTTTTGAAATTAACCACTCAAATCGTTCATATGAGTACAAAAAAAACGCAAACCGATAAAACGCTTAATTTATCAGATCAAACAGCTCTTGATGATAGCGTTCTTGAACGCCCAGCTCTAGCGCTCTCCAATGTCATGCGTGAAGTTATTCATATTTGTGATCTTGTCGACATCATGCTAGAAAAAATCATGGGACTTTATGAAGAGCCAGATCCCAATATTATTGCTGAGCTCAATCAACTAAACACCATATTGGACAAAAAACATATCGCCATCAAACTTTATCTTGCACGATTAGCAGGACAAAAATTATCGGATAAAGAGGCTCTTCAAACACAAGAACTTTTAGGTGCCTGTATAAAATTAGACCAAGCAGGCGATATCATTATTCACAATATGCTGATGCTGGTTAAAAAGAAACAACAAAAAAATCTAAAGTTCAGCAACGAAGGCTGGAATGATCTCCTTCGTTTCCACGCCATTGTACTGGCCAACGCGCATATCGCATTTAATGTTCTCGTCTCCCGTGACACTCACACTGCCCATCTATTGGTCCAAAAAAAAGATCAACTACGAAACTTAGAAAAAGAGATGAGTTTAAAACATTTTAAACGCTTACGTGAGGGAGATCTCAAAAATGTAGAATCATCCAGCCTTCATCTTGATACTGTCCGTGATCTTAAACAAATTAATTCTCTGTTAACCTCAATGATCTACCCTATTTTGGAAGAACAGGGGCTTCTTCAAAGTTCGCGCCTACGCAATCCTGCTGAAGAGCAGATAAAAAAATCTTGA
- a CDS encoding GlsB/YeaQ/YmgE family stress response membrane protein — protein sequence MENANIGWIAAIIIGAVAGWAAQYIMKSQTGILLNIILGIIGAALASFLFSFLGISFAGWLGYLISGFIGACILIWIGQKIRS from the coding sequence ATGGAAAATGCAAATATTGGTTGGATCGCAGCTATCATTATCGGCGCGGTTGCAGGTTGGGCTGCACAGTATATTATGAAAAGCCAAACAGGAATATTGTTAAACATTATCTTAGGGATTATTGGCGCTGCCTTAGCGAGCTTCCTTTTTAGTTTTTTAGGCATAAGTTTTGCTGGTTGGCTCGGTTATCTTATTTCAGGTTTTATAGGAGCCTGTATTCTTATATGGATAGGACAAAAAATCCGATCATAG
- the ubiC gene encoding chorismate lyase: MSDLEVSILPSLKWLFDQNPPIPENIRDWLMESGSMTLRLKKYCTCFQVQQQRECFITRDKLKEEAEHLPKSARYWLREVILIGDNKPWLLGRTVIPQETLHHNQALMHLGTIPLGHYLFNSEKLTRDYIHIGQQGTLWARRSRLRLTGEPLLLTELFLKDSPLYSHHQ; encoded by the coding sequence ATGTCTGATCTTGAAGTTTCCATCTTACCATCTCTGAAGTGGCTCTTTGATCAAAATCCTCCCATACCAGAAAACATTCGGGATTGGCTCATGGAATCGGGCTCGATGACGCTTCGATTAAAAAAATATTGCACCTGCTTCCAAGTTCAACAACAACGCGAATGTTTTATTACACGAGATAAATTAAAGGAAGAAGCAGAACATCTCCCCAAAAGTGCGCGTTATTGGTTACGCGAAGTCATATTGATAGGTGATAATAAACCTTGGCTCCTTGGACGCACTGTCATTCCACAAGAAACCCTTCATCACAATCAAGCTTTGATGCATTTAGGAACGATCCCCTTAGGCCACTATTTATTTAACAGTGAAAAACTAACCCGCGATTACATTCATATTGGCCAACAAGGCACGCTATGGGCACGCCGTTCCCGTTTGCGGCTAACGGGTGAGCCATTGTTGCTCACTGAGCTCTTTTTAAAAGACTCACCACTGTACTCCCACCATCAATGA
- a CDS encoding GatB/YqeY domain-containing protein codes for MLRDQIDGALKAALKVQDSARLATLRLMNAAVRDRDILYYDEGKLEVDDQQIQSVFTKMLQQREASMRVYKESGCLELAEKEQAEIEVIREFLPYQLKEMEVEQVICEALAQTKAKKLRDIGKVMAWLKERYAGQMNFSKVCNSLRKKLQ; via the coding sequence ATGTTGCGTGATCAGATTGATGGGGCTCTTAAGGCTGCTTTGAAAGTGCAGGATAGTGCGCGTCTTGCTACACTTCGTTTAATGAATGCTGCAGTTCGGGATCGTGATATTCTTTATTATGATGAAGGAAAGCTAGAAGTCGATGATCAGCAGATACAGTCTGTTTTTACGAAAATGCTCCAACAGCGTGAAGCGTCAATGCGTGTGTATAAAGAATCTGGTTGCTTGGAGTTAGCAGAGAAAGAACAAGCCGAAATAGAAGTTATTCGTGAATTTCTTCCCTATCAGCTTAAAGAGATGGAAGTAGAACAGGTTATTTGTGAAGCTTTGGCACAAACGAAAGCTAAAAAATTACGTGATATTGGTAAGGTAATGGCGTGGCTTAAGGAACGTTACGCAGGGCAAATGAATTTTTCTAAAGTGTGCAATAGTCTTCGTAAAAAATTGCAATAG
- the carA gene encoding glutamine-hydrolyzing carbamoyl-phosphate synthase small subunit — protein sequence MIQTVSSSSPWSVSKPTALLVLADGTVIEGKGVGATGIAEAEVCFNTAITGYEEILTDPSYTQQIVNFTFPHIGNVGANSEDIEALTPLNGHGAVGAIFKADITHPSNYRANEGLHQWLKARKIIALCGIDTRALTILIREKGAQNAVIAHDPDGKFDIPSLKKRAQKWHGLVNLDLTKEVTSQSSTQWDEKPWRWNKGYGTNNVHNLHIVAIDYGIKRNILRLMATQKARITVVPAHTTAQEILAMNPDGVFLSNGPGDPAATAQYAIPTINALIDQNLPIFGICLGHQLLALAVGAKTVKMHQGHHGANHPVKDLNSGKVEIVSMNHGFAVDTTSLPKHVQETHVSLFDGSNCGIQIIGKPVFSVQYHPEASPGPQDSHYLFQHFSDLIMNYKKIS from the coding sequence ATGATACAAACAGTTTCATCAAGCAGCCCTTGGAGTGTTAGCAAACCTACAGCCCTCTTAGTCCTTGCTGATGGAACTGTCATTGAAGGCAAAGGAGTAGGTGCGACAGGTATTGCTGAAGCTGAAGTATGTTTTAATACCGCCATCACGGGCTATGAAGAAATCCTCACAGACCCATCATACACACAACAAATCGTTAATTTTACATTTCCTCATATAGGAAATGTAGGAGCAAATAGTGAGGATATCGAAGCTCTCACGCCTCTCAACGGCCACGGTGCTGTTGGCGCTATTTTCAAGGCAGATATTACACATCCTTCAAACTATCGTGCCAATGAAGGCCTTCATCAATGGCTTAAAGCCCGTAAAATTATTGCACTTTGTGGTATTGATACACGTGCACTCACAATTCTTATTCGTGAAAAGGGTGCGCAAAATGCTGTCATTGCGCATGATCCTGATGGAAAATTTGACATTCCTTCTTTAAAAAAACGTGCACAAAAATGGCATGGTCTCGTCAATCTTGATCTTACGAAAGAAGTGACATCTCAATCGTCAACACAATGGGATGAAAAACCATGGCGTTGGAATAAAGGATATGGCACAAACAATGTGCACAATCTTCATATCGTTGCCATTGACTATGGTATTAAACGCAATATTCTTCGCCTTATGGCAACACAAAAGGCACGCATTACTGTTGTGCCCGCCCACACAACGGCACAAGAAATTCTAGCAATGAATCCTGATGGTGTTTTTCTTTCTAATGGGCCAGGAGATCCTGCAGCAACAGCTCAATATGCCATCCCAACAATCAACGCATTGATTGACCAGAATTTACCAATTTTTGGAATATGTCTTGGTCATCAACTTCTCGCCCTCGCGGTTGGCGCAAAAACCGTAAAAATGCACCAAGGACATCATGGAGCAAACCACCCCGTTAAAGACCTTAACAGTGGAAAAGTCGAAATTGTATCGATGAATCACGGTTTTGCTGTCGATACCACCTCTTTACCAAAACATGTTCAAGAAACACACGTCTCTCTCTTTGACGGTTCAAACTGTGGTATTCAAATCATTGGAAAACCTGTTTTTTCTGTTCAATATCACCCTGAAGCTTCTCCGGGACCACAGGATAGTCACTACCTCTTTCAACATTTTTCTGATCTCATTATGAATTATAAAAAAATATCTTAA